One window from the genome of Cryptomeria japonica chromosome 6, Sugi_1.0, whole genome shotgun sequence encodes:
- the LOC131072871 gene encoding 3'-N-debenzoyl-2'-deoxytaxol N-benzoyltransferase, with translation MEKEGLAELNVKIVESCLVQPCLPSPRPTLYLSNLDNQPVVRIAVNMLLVYEDCANVLPDPANTIRDALSKVLVYYYPLAGRLRKKEDGKFQVECTGEGVLFLETLVDKSLSILGDLEQLKPSLKQLIFRFPFDTALEDVHPMVLQVNRFTCGGFVVGVTFNHMIYDGRGLGKFLIDLGEMARGHVKPSIEPVWDRELLKPRKQLAKDLKSIEEKIESTSHSWEPPIYEESIQMSLIFHSETIKYMKQRMMQECIDNCTTFEIVAALTWRARTKALEIPLTQSTKILFAVDVRGSFDPPLPNGYYGNVVVLACAQATVNDVMNQSLSYIVNIIKKTKMSLNNKYLRSTIDMDQFPSCIFNNQADMILSDWRWLGFNEVDFGSGSPMNVCPMHWNENGICTSNSFIFLHPPKGKVDGFKMITWMPPQIFQSFEMEVEAISNKCITNDFKN, from the exons ATGGAGAAGGAAGGCTTAGCAGAGTTAAATGTAAAGATTGTGGAGAGTTGCCTTGTGCAACCATGCCTGCCTTCGCCCAGACCCACTCTCTATCTCTCCAACCTTGATAACCAGCCAGTTGTGAGAATAGCAGTTAATATGTTGCTTGTGTATGAGGACTGTGCAAATGTTTTGCCAGATCCTGCAAATACAATCCGAGATGCTCTATCAAAGGTATTGGTGTATTATTATCCTCTGGCTGGGAGACTGAGAAAGAAAGAAGATGGGAAGTTTCAAGTGGAGTGCACAGGAGAAGGTGTTCTTTTTCTGGAAACCCTGGTAGATAAGAGCCTGTCGATACTTGGAGATTTGGAGCAGCTGAAACCATCACTTAAGCAGCTGATTTTTAGGTTTCCTTTCGATACAGCTCTGGAGGACGTGCATCCCATGGTTCTCCAG GTAAATCGTTTCACATGTGGAGGCTTTGTTGTAGGAGTGACTTTCAACCATATGATATATGATGGGCGAGGGTTAGGGAAATTTCTCATAGATCTTGGAGAGATGGCTAGGGGGCATGTTAAGCCCTCTATTGAACCAGTATGGGATAGAGAGCTTCTTAAACCAAGAAAACAATTGGCTAAAGACTTAAAATCGATTGAAGAAAAAATAGAGAGTACATCTCACTCATGGGAACCTCCAATATATGAAGAATCAATTCAAATGTCTCTTATTTTTCACTCTGAGACTATAAAATATATGAAACAAAGAATGATGCAAGAATGTATCGACAATTGCACTACATTTGAAATTGTTGCAGCTTTGACTTGGCGAGCAAGGACCAAAGCACTTGAAATTCCACTTACCCAAAGTACAAAAATATTGTTTGCAGTGGATGTGAGGGGATCCTTTGATCCCCCACTACCAAATGGATACTATGGAAATGTTGTTGTTCTAGCATGTGCACAAGCTACTGTCAATGATGTCATGAACCAATCACTTTCATATATAGTGAACAttataaagaaaacaaagatgTCACTAAATAACAAGTATCTTAGATCAACTATTGATATGGACCAATTTCCATCATGTATTTTCAATAACCAAGCTGATATGATATTGAGTGATTGGAGGTGGTTGGGATTTAATGAAGTCGACTTTGGGTCAGGAAGtccaatgaatgtatgccctatgCACTGGAATGAGAATGGAATTTGCACGTCAAATTCTTTTATCTTCCTCCATCCTCCTAAGGGAAAGGTTGATGGATTTAAGATGATAACCTGGATGCCCCCACAAATCTTTCAATCATTTGAAATGGAAGTAGAAGCCATTTCCAACAAATGTATTacaaatgatttcaaaaattaa